The genomic stretch TACAAGAAAGACATTGTGGTCCGTATGAGAAGTATGTTTATTATGCCCCTGGCTCTGTGGATTTTCTTGGCTCTTGTCATAACTTATAATTCCTTGGTTTCAGAATTAACAGCCTTGTACCACTATTGGTGTATCctatttttgtaaaatcttttgAGCCTGCCTTGAAGATGAGGAAATCacatcgtcattattattatatgcactCTTTGCCTTTATTTCTCAGTTTACTCCAGCATAAAATTccatttagtgattgttgttaTGATATAAGTTTATGCTGAGTTCAGTATTCTTTGCTATTCGGTTTTCATTGAGAAACTTGAGTGCATGCATCTAAAGATTCTTGATGAATTATTGTTCACCAAGGAACAAAGTTATACAATGATAGTTGTAGCACAAAGAGCTTGCTCTCATGGGGTTTTATTGGTATGAAACTGGCAGAATAAAGAAGCTATCAACAAGTACTAACAGGGAAGCAGCCTTGTTCTGTGAAGATATAAAAGGAGAGAGTTGCCGTAATAGTTCACTACATCTGTCAACTAGCTGGAGTACCTGGCATTGCAGAGGGGATTTATTTCCTGACAGAGTGTTGGTGTGAAGCAGGTGAAAGTGGAAGGTGTGAGAAACTGCTAttgcctgcttttttttttttttttttttaaaggggaagaaataaaagtgccAGGGATACCAGCTGCTATATGCTTGCTCATTTGTTGCACCCCTTTTCCTCACTGTGTACATTCCCAATTACTGCATTTCCAAGTTTGATTTGTGTAGTAGTTTTTCTCCACTTCGAGAGTCGCCTATAATATTCTATGATGGAGAAAATATAACAAGCTGTGGAGCAATCTACTGAAACCAAACATAAGTCTATGCTAACCATACCTAAGGCATGGCATGTGGAAGGCAAAACCCAACTCACTCCTGCCCCTTCCCCACTCTACTACTAATTCTGATGTAATCGGTACTCATTTCTGTTAAGCAACTACTATGCAAAAGACCTCAAACAACTTTTGCTTTGCAGTCCAGCATGCTAACCACCAGGCTACAGTCAAGACAAACATGATCTAAACAAAGAAAGCATCTTTATcagatataaaacatttataagaaCTTAGAGTGCTGCAAGTTTATTTTAGCCTTGGAAAAGATAAAAGGTTATGGGAGTAAACCCCTACATTGCATCATTGCATTGTTAATATAGCTTTGCTGGATAAAAGTCATGATCAAGGCATTGGTCACAGTGGAAAGATTGTTGGCATGCTCTAGTGCAAACATGTTAATGGCTAAGGTGAGTTAGTTCAAAGACTAGTCAAATAATTGatcttttttgtattaaaaagaTATTAACAGAGTTGGATACTGTTGAGTCTCGTTTGCCCAAGACATACTAGTTGACAACCACTTCAAAAACCATAGAGATCTGCTGTTACACATGCAAAAGCAGGAATATTGCTTGCTGGTAGAAAAATAGATCCAGGAATTCAAGACCCTATGTCTAAAAAAAACTGCTCCCAATATACTACCTGTAACATAAGAACAATATGTACAGAGGATGCTCACCTTGATCGGTCTCCAAGAACCCCTGGTAAAGGTACATGTAACAAAAGTTCACTTgttttggccatgtgacctgaGACTATAATGTAAGACTATTCTCCAGATTTTCATTGATGCACAGGAGGAAGAACCTGTCAATGAACATCCAATGGCTCAGCAAAGATAACATTGTCATCTACTGCACCTGTTAAATCCTCTCCACCCCTCCCATCAATTACCAGCTCAGGTCAAGAGAATTTACCCCTTCCcccctcacttttttttttaggcttttCTCGTTGCCCCGTCGAGTGGTGTTGAACAGTGGACAGTCTACTTCTTTCCTTGCTTCCTCTGTCGACCACCTTCCAAGGTCAAGCTCCTACAGCCTACTACACGGAAAAGTAATTATAACGTTGAGAGTAAAATGCATGTTCTCCAGTGTCGAGATTACATCGtgtctttttttcatatctATGTTCCTTCTTGTTTTCCCAACCCCAAGGAAAGCAAAACTGACGACTTTAAGTTCGTGTACAGTAGCAGATATTGAAGGGGTTACTATTTGGACAATGTAACCGTCATTGTAAGCCTATGCTTTGTCGCAAGGAGAGATTTATCTGAGAGTGGTAGCAggctgtagttttttttaaaaattaaataatatgcTCTTCTTTGACTTCTTGGAGTTTCATGGTAGGCTTTAAgacttctgttatttttatgatttatagTTAGGGTTTTGGGACACATCAAGGGTAAAGCTGTGATAAGTGGGTAAGGCTTACGTTAGCTATATGTAGGCAAAAAGGTAGGCGATGATTAAGTCTTAGCGCGATGTTACAGACAGAAAATTGTGTTACTTTTCGGATGCCTATGAAATGTGCACATTTGCACTCATCGTCTAACGAGGATTGAAGGATCAGGGGAGGATATTCAGACCAATAACACAAGGCCCGTAATTCAACAAGACGCGCTCATGGCAACACGCACTGTCACTGATTTTTGGGGATTCCAagccttttttatttaaagttttacCTCGCACAGGAACTATGTTACGCAGCAACATTCAAGTTCGAGAAACAATAGAACTCCTCTGTAGAATACTTGCAGAGAACGGAACAACACCGATCCGAGCAGAAATACTCCGGAAAGCAAAGTTTGACAGTTTGGAGGAGGTAGGATTACGACAGAATCTTGAAAATGAGTATTTATCGCCAGaatcatatataagtatatacGGTCCTtggttacagaaaaaaaaacactaatgGAAATAGGAAGGTAGTTTGCTAGAattgtaacaaataattttgtaaataaatgtagttTGTGGTACTTGAAGTATACACCACATATAAGTTATCACAATCCATAAAAAGATCAAACTGAATCAGCGACGAAGATTAAAATGAAGGCAGGCTTGATGACTTCTTCATAAAAGACAACATATTGTAACAATGCCTTTATCTTTTTGTCTATTAGCTGTGTCACGCTTTATTTGAGCTCAGAAGTATAACAAAGAAGAGCAGATGATACTGATTAATGATTTTCTTTGGGTTCTTCTCTGTGCAGCTGGTTAGGCTGATAAGCTTGTAAACTTACAAATCATAtcatattaaattataataataacttatTTTGATGTTGCTTcttaacttatttcaaaataaatatttagcaaaTAGGATGGTGagcttttgtgtttatttattttattttacttaggtatgattttaaaaatggttgAATCATCAACAAgggaatagttttatatatatcacacacactaacaagcTGAACTATCATTATTCTgaactccccccaccccacccccttttAATCCTTTTCTTGGTGTAAATTCTCAACCCTACAcacaatgtatttttatgtaaagtttcttttttttaaagtaccaGCTAGAAGAATTAACAGAGTAATTTTATTGTGCTTATTTCAGAGTACACCTCTTTGGCAGCTTCTTTATGAACTTATTCGTCTTTGTGAAAATGGATGCATCAATACCCAAACTCCAGTGACTCTAACGACGCCACTTGCAGGTTGTAAGCCCTTCTTAGTTTAATGTACATATAACTGtttcaaactttttattattctacTGCAAAATTCTACTGCATTCAGTATTTTTATACCAGCTTTGACAGCAaatttttcaagtattttatgcattttcaaCATATTCCTAAAACtgtacattttgtgtgtttatatatacatatgtgtgcaCTTGCAGAAGAACATGTAATATATGTGAAGAAGGAAATGCAAAAACGAGGTTATCTTTGTCTGGAGTTCGCCAGTTTACCAACCAGCTTTAGACAAGGCAGTCGGGAGTTGTTATTGGCTTTTGCCTGGTTGTTGTTTAAAGAAGACATAATAGGCAGATTGACCAGGAACCGCGTGTCATCTGTTCACAGTGATCTGGTCTCTTTATTTGAGGTAAATGCATACTTATCACTGTAGTGTTTCTGTTTCAgtgcatttttgtttataaaacagaTCTATAAAtagcattttataaaattaaaaattttaaaaaagctcttttgTTGATCTCACTGACctatataaaaacattatgtGGATATTTTCTAATAAAGTTATTCTTCTTTTCCCACCAGGAGCATTAATAACTTTGTTATTTGCAAATGTTTCCATTTTAGTTGAATGATTGTTGATACAATTTGTTGTCAAATAATATGGATAAGTTTTTGGAAAATAACTGGAGGACAAAATTTGAGATATCTGTAGTGTGcttaaatatttgttgcagaATGTTGAAGACAGTAGCACTTACAAAACTTGTGGGAACCATGGTGAAAAACACAGCAGTCCTGCTGAACATATCCAGCAGCTTTTAACATTAAACCATAAGCTGCAAATGTATATACGGCTGTTACACGCATCACATTTGGAGTATGCTAGACTGTCCTACAaggtgtatatatgtgtatatgcttGCATGCTTGTAACACTACTGTGCACTGTACAGAAATAAGAACAAtgtaaaacatacaaaaataaacatactcaAAATAAACATAGCATGCATTAATAGACAAACATATATCAACAAATAATATAGAGAGGCATTAACACAGCATCAGAAAAAGCAAGATCTTTGCAGTTAAGGCAAGATGTAGAAAAGTTGgttatgaatataaatatatgttaaaatatcatcatctgcagatatttatttttatggggaaaatatctgaaaacatgttttagaaGATTGAAAATTAGTGTAGGTTTAATGTTGATTTAACTAGACAAAAATCACTTTCGTTATGGCTATCACTTACAAAAGTGTAACTTTTCTTGGTACTTCTTCTTCGtaataaaattactgaaaatataTCTACCAAAactgtatgaaataaaaatattaaataagcaGAGGCTTGACTGAGTAATCTAATTAGTGGTATGCGGATTAATGGCTTTTTCTTCTGGGAagacctttttttcctttctgtagtGCTTTCTGGCAGACATCACGTACATGACCTGATTCATTAATTACATTATTCACTATACCAAGTAATCATGTACTTAGTTTTTCACTTATGAGTAGTGTGTTTATACATATGCAGATCTGACTGCACCTTTTAGGAAGAAAGGCATAAATAcctggtatttttttaaaacaagaagaatTCTTGATTTCCTCCCTTTCAGGTCCACAGTGCCAcatatgggttttttttaacacctggTCACAATCATCTATCTACAAAAGAAACATATTGTCTTCGGTATCCCAGAGAAATGAAAAAGGTATAATTATGCaactagatcagacctgggcaaacgccggcccgcccgctggcctgcccgccagtatatatactatatatacactattgggtaaaactgaattaactatattagtccggccctctagaaccatcccagtttctcatgcagccccttgggaaaattaattgcccacctctGAACTAGACTtaaggaaaatgttttaaaaaattactggagtgaaatgtttttcaaataggTTTAGATCATTATGAAATAGTGatttacaaaatatgaaataataaccTGCACCTATTACTCATGGTCTAGTATTGCAATAGTTAAGTGCTTGTCACCATTGTACACACGGATCAAAGCATGTTGATCTTTGcataaaaaaggtaaaggtgaTGCATACATAAGCCGGATTATTTTTTCTGGAATGCGGATTGTGAGAACATAAGTCATTCTGCCCCTTGTTTTATAGATCAGATTATTTCATTtcagagttttttttctgtctggatCATTAACAAAATGCATTGTTTCATTGTATAAGCGGCATCAAACCAAGAAGAATTAAGCATAATTTCTGTGTACagatgttgctgttgctgaaaCAAGACAGCAGTCACATGGAGAATTTGCTTCTCTGGGGAGAAAAGGAACACATGTTCTGGGAGTGGATGGTGGGTGCACATCATCCAAGTCTTCATCAGTCATTCCTCTTTGTGCagcaacatgaaaaataataccTTTAAATTTTCATGTGTATTATCCTGTTAAACTTGTTGCAGAATTTATCATTTGTCCTTTAGATggagtttgggttttttttgcaGGAGAGTGTTGTGGACCTGAAAGAATACCCCAATACTGACTTCCTTCTGGTACATAACCCTGAATCAGCAGTTTACACTGATGTCCCACCATCTGTACTTGCTGATATTGTGGCACATAAGAAAAGTGTGGCAGAAACTATTCTTCGACATGAATTAACTATTGAGAGACTGGAAAGCCTTTCAGGTGTGAAGGTAATATGTGTTCAGAATTCAGGCtttaaaaatcaataaatcagGGAACAAATACCTTTAGgataaattgtttctttgtgcAGTATGTTCTggtgaaatgatttttattcacattcagtaaaagtaaatttagaaGATCTCTTACCTCAAATTACTGTCATGATGTTGCTTGCATGTCAAAAATGTAAAGCATGTGCCTGTGGTGCTCAATAGCCTCTAGATGGCTGTAAAAATGACATTAGTGTTTAAATTGTTTGCTTGGCATACAATTGTCAATGTACTGTGCCTGAAACTTTCATTGtgagaaataaatcaaaaatgaattatatttttttaaaaagtaattagaCAATTatcatagctttttttttaacagctacTTTCTCTGTTTTCAGGAAGCAACACTTAATGACTTGGAGCTAAACAGACTTTTGAAATCAGTTGGTGAAGAAGTAATGCTACTACAGTCTTGTTTGGGTCAAGAAATCTTGAAGGAGCCCCTCATTGGCCACGGTCTAACATCAATGCTGGTGAAAAATAGTTGTGGTAACAGCAAACATGCAGCAAAGGAGTCAAATGTATTCAGTGCTGACAATCTCTGTGACGATAGGGTAATGGAAAgttgactttcttttttgtatgttaTTTCTTCATCACCCATGTAAGATGGTTGTTGGCCATTAGAGTGAGATGTATGTTGAACCTTTTTCATTAAACCTgttacaaaatttcttttttaaaatgaaatgttccTGCTGACTTCTTTGAGAAGTTCTTCTGACAAAGAATGTGCTTCAGTGGTGTATAACTTTTTTTGTATGGGTAATAGCATCGTATGTCAAAACACTAAATTGTATTGTAGCATTTTGGTACATCAGACTGCACAATTGTATTGACAGGTGTGACCAGTGGTCACATTATGCTGACATGCTATGAGGGGGATGGAATAAAGGACTGTAGGGTGGGTATTTATGGAAGATACAtctcctttttgttttactgaaatttatgtatttatttttgtttttggtttacAGGTGCAATCGGTACATGCTGGACTAAAACAGctgaatgaagaaaaatgcattttggCAGAAGACCTCCATTTACTTCGTCAACATTTTCTGCAGCAGCTGACCAGAACTGAATGTGCAACTCTCAATGCTGTGTGTGTTATCCCAAACTGTTTAAGAAGACGTTCAGTCAAGCCATTGCCTGCACAAACCTCATAAGAAAGTTAAAACATGTATAATGTAGTATATCTTCAATTTTGACCATTTCAGCAGGTTTTGCTTCTGTTacagtttattaatttatgtgtatttgatgctgttttaactttttattgttttatgagGCAGCTATGTCTTCAGCTCAGGAAGCAGAAGACTGAGTTTTTAAAACACTGGCTCTGTAGATGTGTACTGCAGCATAATTCCCCAAGCTGTTATCATGATTATATTCACAATGTGAATCTTGACATGTTTCATTCTGAGTCATTCTCagtatttttgtgatttgtCAGTTGTGAGAATGTTAAGCGTTCTACCTGCTGGTGCCAGTTTTGCATGAAATTCAAAGTCAAAACCTGAATTTCTTCAACCGAAGCAAACATGATTTGTTGATTTAGAAAGCATTTCTATAAGCACGAAGAAGCTTACAGTCTTCATGTAGGCATAAAACAGCTCGCGAATAGATTGTTGAAAGTTTAGAAATAATCTGGATGAAAGACAGTGACCAGACCACATAAAGCTACTTATCACATACATACGTGTTCAAAAGCCCTAGGACTAAACCAGTAAAGGGCATAGTTGGTGACCTGAAAGGAGCAGACAGAATTCCCCTTATGTAATATTTGTCATCAGATAATTGTAGTGACATTTGACAATGTCAACTGCTTGATGGTCTGTAGGTCTCCTTAGGCCGAGTAGTagtgaagaaaacatttaaacagtGTTGTCAAGGTTTTGTGGATGATGATTCCTTAAATTTGAGTGATGATAAGATGGAAGTGTTAATTGTTTTGTGCTAAGCATTAACTGACTGctataataatactaatactaaaaaaaatataaagcatcCAATCGTTACAACAATTTATGATGTACACATGAACAAGTGTTGTTGAATATGACACTTAGGTTCTTGGCAGAGCATTGTCAAATTAGAGGgggaggagtgagagagagaaagagatctaGGAAGTTAAGCATGCTTTTGGCATGTGTCAATAAGCGTGGCTTGGGAAATAGCACATGCTGTGGGCTACATGTGGTGACAAGAAGCTGGACCTGTTTCACTCCATCATAAAGGATGTGTACACGTCACTGCCACTAGGCTGCTTGGATCATAACCTGGTCAGCCTTGTCCCCTGTTACCTGCCCCTCATACAGTGTGTAACAACCATGAAAAAACTGGTGGGTCATCAGTGCAACAAAGGCTGTGTTCATTTGCTGCAAGATTGTTTTGAGACTACAGCCTAGAATATGTTAACACTTCATCAATGTTACCGAACTATGTTACTGATCATATTAATTTTTGCAAAGGTTCTgttgtaacaaagaaaactggGGAGTAGAGATTTTTAACAAGATGACAGAGCAGGAGCTATGCTAACCCTGACATTTTACAAGTTGCTCACTCATATAGCACCTGGTCCTGATATAGTAGAGCCTTCAATCTTAAGGTGCTGTTTTAAGTtgctaaaaattttaattattattggtaacatctctttttaaaagttcttttcccATACTCTGGAAAACATCCTTTATTGTACCAGTCCGAAAGTGCTGTCACAGGACTGAAGAGTCTCCATCCAGGTGCTTTAACCTCTGCTGtcatcaaagtttttaaaaagcaagttcTCAGATGTTTACAAGTCCTAGTtcagtaaataaacacagtGTAGAAGATGCTGTTTTATACATCTTAAAAGATATTTATGCACATCTGGAGTACCCGAACACCAGTACTGATTTAATGATTTTTGCTTCTCATAGCTTTTAATAGAATATAATTCCATTTGCTTGTTCATGAGCAAATTCAGATGAATATTGATGCCTTAAATGTAGCAGATTTTAGAATAAACTAATAAACCTCAATTTATCTGAATCTCTAATGATGCTATTCTGGTACTTTGTACCCAAATAAATTGGTTCAAGggacaaagaaatgaagactGACCCCTAGTTAAATTTGCAGATAACACAGGGCTTATTTCCTAATTTCTGATGACTCTTACTATAGAAATTTCCTTAAGGAGATTGATTACTTTGCTGCATTatgtgatgataattattagagtataaaaaaaaacaacaaaagaaatgattgttgatttTAGGAAGGGCAGGGTTgtttttgatgaaatatttgttgGAGGAAAAGTAGTAAGAAGCGTGGactgttacaaatatttaggtCCAATGATCCATGATAAACTTAGGAAAACTCATAATAGATAGATAACGTTAGTAAGAAAGTGTAGATTATTGCAGCAGTGCACTGTGAAGACTTCCTGACTTCTGAAGATTTAAAATACAGCAGGCAGAATTGTTACTTGTACAAAAGTCACTGGTGTTCTGCAGTTACTCAACTGGCTTCCAATACAAAAGCGTAATGTCCACAAGATCCAGCTAACACTGCTATTGTGCACGAGAAAACGACGACAGACTATTTGCGGGTGATCCGTTTTTGCCTTCTGGCTCCAgaggccacacacacaccacggaCGTGTAAACAAGTTTGTGCAAACAAAGCGTTTAAGATTCGGGGGATACGGATCGTCAAAATGCAGCTCCCATGTTGAAGTTGAACCAGCAGCTTTCAACTCACCACAAACccctttttattcttttccccCAAAATGCATTTTACCACTTCTTCTGTCGTCCTGATAGTTTATCCAGTTTCTCCATTGAGTATATGGAGCTAGATACCTGCATCACACATTGGTCGGCAGCTCTCGCTCGTGTATAAACAATGATTACGTCCCCTGTGTTACAAATGACGATTTCCGGTCGACGTCCAGTGAGGTAATCGAGATAATCAACAAAGAAAGTTGCGACTACATTAAGAGGAAACGGACAGATATTTCGCTGCATACAGTGAAGACGTGTGTTGGCTATTTATGTTCACAACTAAACATAGGTCTCAGATGGCATCAACTAGTTTTTGAGTTTTGATTTACCGCAGCCTGCAGGTCACAGATTGTGCAAAACCATCAACATGGCGCAGGCAAAAAACGCATATTTTGCACAGGTACCAAGTTTTCGACTAGAAACCGTCATTGAGGTAGGTGTCTTATCTCTCTGTGTCCTTTCTAAGCCCCTGTCTGTATTGTATTCCAGTTTGCTGTGAGCCCTTTGGTTATCATTCCCTTATATACATTTCGTGATTGTCGTTGGCATCGACAGATTAATATGAGCAGTATAACACCAATGTCAACAATCGCAGCAGTGAATAAGCAAAAGTATGACTCGGTCATTTGGAATTGCTTTAGAGATTTTAATAAGAATTCCCGTAATTTTGCAACAGACGTTTCTGGGAACAATGttaattgttgatgtttttactTTCAGTATAAGAAGAATTAAAAGTATACATAAGAACTTGCTTcagtatttgtattttagtggctattttaaagaaatttaagcAATTATAAATCATATGCAGCAATAATTTTACAGAGTGTTTATTATCCTCATAAAAgtgaaagtaatttttgtgGAATAATTAACTTCTGTCCATTTTGCATTACAGGAGTGGAATGCTGCATACGAGAAAGGAGAACTTTCAAGAGTGCTGAAAACTCATTGGGCACTATATGTGCCTGCAGTTTTTTCATGTGGTCATGATTCTGAAAAAGAGCAACGAAGAGCAAACACCTTTCTGTTCCATCCTTTAGAGACTTTCTTTTGCAGTGGAGATCCTATAACTACTTTTCAGGAGCTGAAAGATAGGGATAACCCATCCCAGATTTGTGGACATGTCTTTCGGAGTGGAGAGCCAACATACTCCTGCCGGTacgttaataaataaaattcgttttgtttaaaaatgggGACTTACATAAATCTTATCATTGGATCTGACAATCAAA from Pomacea canaliculata isolate SZHN2017 linkage group LG8, ASM307304v1, whole genome shotgun sequence encodes the following:
- the LOC112571075 gene encoding tubulin epsilon and delta complex protein 1-like isoform X1, coding for MLRSNIQVRETIELLCRILAENGTTPIRAEILRKAKFDSLEESTPLWQLLYELIRLCENGCINTQTPVTLTTPLAEEHVIYVKKEMQKRGYLCLEFASLPTSFRQGSRELLLAFAWLLFKEDIIGRLTRNRVSSVHSDLVSLFENVEDSSTYKTCGNHGEKHSSPAEHIQQLLTLNHKLQMYIRLLHASHLEYARLSYKVHSATYGFFLTPGHNHLSTKETYCLRYPREMKKMLLLLKQDSSHMENLLLWGEKEHMFWEWMESVVDLKEYPNTDFLLVHNPESAVYTDVPPSVLADIVAHKKSVAETILRHELTIERLESLSGVKEATLNDLELNRLLKSVGEEVMLLQSCLGQEILKEPLIGHGLTSMLVKNSCGNSKHAAKESNVFSADNLCDDRVQSVHAGLKQLNEEKCILAEDLHLLRQHFLQQLTRTECATLNAVCVIPNCLRRRSVKPLPAQTS
- the LOC112571075 gene encoding tubulin epsilon and delta complex protein 1-like isoform X2; its protein translation is MLRSNIQVRETIELLCRILAENGTTPIRAEILRKAKFDSLEESTPLWQLLYELIRLCENGCINTQTPVTLTTPLAEEHVIYVKKEMQKRGYLCLEFASLPTSFRQGSRELLLAFAWLLFKEDIIGRLTRNRVSSVHSDLVSLFENVEDSSTYKTCGNHGEKHSSPAEHIQQLLTLNHKLQMYIRLLHASHLEYARLSYKVHSATYGFFLTPGHNHLSTKETYCLRYPREMKKMLLLLKQDSSHMENLLLWGEKEHMFWEWMESVVDLKEYPNTDFLLVHNPESAVYTDVPPSVLADIVAHKKSVAETILRHELTIERLESLSGSNT